A single window of Rhizobium sp. SL42 DNA harbors:
- a CDS encoding TonB-dependent hemoglobin/transferrin/lactoferrin family receptor — protein sequence MGFRSLRPTLLTCTALAVITISNPALSQDAANTAANGETQLNTIVVKGKRVANGTVISNSPQVSQRTAEDLRRNQIKNFRDLGRSLEPGVDFVKSEGGVTIRGLGGPRVLTTIDGIPLPYLDNYARRGGPATTTNVAGGSDSFDFSSISTLDVLRGSDSSRLGSGALAGGIALRTLEPEDLIGEGRDWGGMAKATFDSEEMSFGGSAAVAKRIDNTSVLFQGTYRRGQERQNQGTVDSIGATRTEANPGDFNQNNLLFKLRQDLEGGHTVGLTAERYRYNSDTELKTLTGATTGSSRVWAVGEYDGFDDTARDRVSLDYSFLNPAEDEVIQSARLSVYWQETTKNAGASGRRVGAVAGPWLRDNELQESAIGFTGNVVSEFNTGNLTHELTIGADGALLDTSQFVTGIDACTLGTVTAGCTSLKSNQSDMPDIDGKKFGIYIDDKISMENSAFSLTPGIRFDWYDYEPKLTDAYAINNGYLKAGLPESSDGSRLSPKLLASYDLTDEVQVYSQWSMAYRAPTVNELYLDFVNTGYAVVGNPELEAETSNSFEIGSKVEFTDFVARFAAYHSRYKNFIEQTTTFGDPTYGMLTQYNNLKHVDISGFEFSLRKDFDNGLFVHAGGAYAYGKDKDADKYLRSVAPFKGVVGFGFEQQTWGTDLSLIAAAGMRDDGVATTFDAPGYGVVDLTAWWEPEQTKGLRIQAGIYNLLDKTYYNAVSMKDFNPTTVPGTGNTNQPIEYYSEPGRTFKISLTQKF from the coding sequence ATGGGTTTCCGGTCCCTCCGACCCACATTGCTCACCTGTACCGCACTTGCGGTGATCACCATTTCCAATCCTGCTCTTTCTCAGGATGCTGCGAATACCGCTGCAAACGGTGAGACCCAACTGAACACGATCGTTGTCAAAGGGAAGCGCGTCGCGAACGGGACGGTGATTTCCAACAGCCCGCAGGTCAGCCAGAGAACCGCGGAAGACCTGCGGCGGAACCAGATCAAAAACTTCAGGGATCTCGGACGTTCGCTTGAGCCGGGTGTTGATTTCGTCAAGTCCGAGGGTGGCGTCACGATCCGCGGCCTGGGTGGGCCACGCGTCCTGACAACGATCGATGGCATCCCTCTGCCTTATCTCGACAATTATGCGCGACGCGGTGGTCCAGCCACCACGACGAATGTTGCCGGCGGCAGCGACAGCTTTGATTTCTCGTCGATTTCGACGCTTGATGTGCTGCGCGGTTCTGACTCGAGCCGTCTGGGTTCCGGCGCGCTGGCCGGCGGTATCGCCCTGCGCACCCTGGAGCCGGAAGATCTGATCGGCGAGGGCAGGGACTGGGGCGGGATGGCGAAAGCCACCTTTGACAGCGAGGAGATGAGCTTCGGCGGTTCGGCAGCGGTGGCAAAGCGCATCGACAATACGTCCGTGCTTTTCCAGGGCACCTACAGGCGAGGGCAGGAGCGTCAGAACCAGGGAACGGTGGATAGCATCGGTGCAACGCGTACCGAGGCAAATCCCGGGGATTTCAACCAGAACAACCTGCTGTTCAAATTGCGGCAGGATCTGGAGGGCGGCCATACGGTTGGTCTGACGGCGGAACGCTATCGCTACAACTCCGATACCGAACTGAAAACATTGACGGGTGCTACCACGGGTTCAAGCCGTGTCTGGGCGGTCGGCGAATATGACGGCTTCGACGACACGGCGCGCGACCGGGTGTCACTGGACTACAGCTTCCTCAATCCCGCGGAAGATGAGGTCATTCAGTCGGCGCGCCTGTCCGTCTACTGGCAGGAAACGACCAAGAATGCCGGTGCATCGGGACGTCGTGTTGGGGCTGTTGCCGGGCCATGGCTGCGCGATAACGAATTGCAGGAAAGCGCCATCGGCTTTACCGGCAACGTGGTCAGCGAGTTCAATACCGGCAACCTTACGCATGAATTGACGATCGGAGCCGATGGCGCGCTGCTCGATACGAGCCAGTTCGTGACCGGTATCGACGCGTGCACGCTCGGGACGGTGACAGCCGGTTGCACCAGCTTGAAGTCCAACCAGTCGGACATGCCAGACATCGACGGCAAGAAGTTCGGTATCTATATCGACGACAAGATCTCGATGGAAAACAGTGCCTTCTCGCTGACGCCGGGCATTCGCTTTGATTGGTACGACTACGAGCCCAAGCTGACGGACGCCTATGCTATCAACAATGGTTATCTGAAGGCTGGCCTTCCCGAAAGCAGCGATGGCAGCCGGCTCAGCCCGAAGCTGCTGGCCAGCTACGATCTGACCGATGAAGTACAGGTCTATTCGCAGTGGTCGATGGCTTATCGCGCGCCGACGGTCAACGAACTCTATCTCGACTTCGTCAACACCGGATATGCCGTGGTCGGCAATCCGGAGCTTGAGGCGGAAACATCGAACTCCTTCGAAATCGGCAGCAAGGTCGAGTTTACCGACTTTGTCGCTCGTTTCGCGGCCTATCACAGCCGCTACAAGAACTTCATCGAGCAGACGACAACGTTTGGTGACCCGACTTATGGCATGCTGACGCAGTACAACAACCTGAAGCATGTGGATATTTCCGGCTTCGAGTTCAGCCTGCGCAAGGACTTCGACAACGGCCTCTTCGTGCATGCGGGCGGTGCCTATGCCTACGGCAAGGACAAGGACGCCGACAAGTATCTTCGCTCTGTGGCCCCGTTCAAAGGCGTGGTCGGCTTCGGTTTCGAGCAGCAGACATGGGGTACGGATCTCAGCCTTATCGCTGCGGCCGGCATGCGTGACGACGGCGTCGCGACGACGTTTGACGCACCGGGTTATGGTGTTGTCGATCTGACGGCATGGTGGGAGCCTGAGCAGACTAAGGGCCTGCGCATTCAGGCTGGCATCTACAATCTGCTCGACAAGACCTATTACAATGCGGTCAGCATGAAGGACTTCAACCCGACAACGGTACCGGGTACCGGCAATACCAACCAGCCTATCGAGTATTACTCCGAACCCGGCCGGACCTTCAAAATCTCGTTGACGCAAAAGTTCTAA
- a CDS encoding DUF2333 family protein yields MLDPIIAFFQRVFAAIGRGIGIAIAGLLWPFLAAHGWYQRRSWLIRGPVLLVLLLLIVFYGLLVWRTQVWYGFDPGFVQAYKLEERTVAAGVALPDQPNRCQNSSLVTIAADLTDMNVNQNVWISSTLLYKTGFFGVDWDNTPFFDNKASFQRGVNQVVRRTAIQLADNLGRVRGTSGINSDLQDARGNIQFDESTWYFGTDPFGFKTPTPSYYRAAVQSFRRFNASLENCEAVFDARADNLLQLLDGMASDLGNTSDILRRRSEEFNAGWFDTRADDRFWFAFGQLYAQNALLQAARADFGNVIRERNLGTVWAEMERQLQASLRIQPAIISNGREDGWIMPTHLATMGFYILRVRSNMVEIRAILDR; encoded by the coding sequence ATGCTTGATCCGATCATCGCGTTCTTCCAGCGCGTCTTCGCCGCCATCGGTCGCGGAATCGGCATTGCGATCGCCGGATTGCTGTGGCCATTCCTGGCGGCGCATGGCTGGTATCAGCGACGCAGCTGGCTGATCCGCGGGCCGGTCCTACTTGTTCTTCTTCTGCTGATCGTCTTCTACGGGCTTTTGGTCTGGCGCACCCAGGTCTGGTATGGCTTCGACCCCGGCTTCGTGCAGGCCTACAAGCTCGAAGAGCGCACCGTGGCGGCAGGTGTGGCGCTGCCCGACCAGCCGAACCGTTGCCAGAATTCGTCGCTGGTGACGATCGCTGCCGATCTGACCGACATGAACGTCAACCAGAATGTCTGGATTTCCTCGACGCTGCTCTACAAGACCGGTTTCTTCGGAGTCGACTGGGACAATACGCCGTTCTTCGACAACAAGGCGTCGTTCCAGCGCGGCGTCAACCAGGTGGTCCGACGCACTGCCATCCAGCTTGCCGACAATCTTGGTCGCGTTCGCGGCACGTCGGGCATAAACAGCGATCTGCAGGATGCACGCGGCAATATCCAGTTCGACGAGAGCACCTGGTATTTCGGTACCGATCCGTTTGGCTTCAAGACGCCGACGCCGAGCTATTATCGCGCCGCGGTCCAGAGCTTCCGCCGGTTCAATGCGTCGCTGGAGAATTGCGAAGCGGTGTTTGATGCCCGCGCCGACAATCTGCTGCAGCTGCTCGACGGCATGGCGAGCGACCTCGGCAATACGTCCGATATCCTGCGCCGCCGCTCGGAAGAGTTCAATGCGGGCTGGTTCGACACGCGCGCCGACGACCGTTTCTGGTTCGCCTTTGGCCAGCTCTATGCCCAAAATGCGCTTTTACAGGCGGCACGCGCCGATTTCGGCAATGTGATTCGCGAGCGCAATCTGGGAACTGTTTGGGCCGAGATGGAGCGCCAGTTGCAGGCTTCGCTCAGGATCCAGCCGGCGATCATTTCCAATGGCCGCGAGGATGGCTGGATCATGCCGACCCACCTGGCCACGATGGGCTTCTACATTCTTCGGGTCCGTTCCAACATGGTCGAGATCCGCGCCATTCTCGATCGCTGA
- a CDS encoding TIGR00645 family protein, translated as MKSLELVVEKIILSSRWILVVFYLGLVAALAVYALSFGYKFLKIASNVFAYEEFEMILAMLSLIDAALVASLIVMVMISGYENFVSRFDNAGDEVSFLGKLDAGSLKIKVASSIVAISSIHLLQIFLNATKYTDGQLMWFTLIHLAFVVSAVMLGYLEVLMNKKKGDYPDKD; from the coding sequence ATGAAATCGCTGGAACTGGTCGTCGAAAAAATCATTCTCTCGAGCCGTTGGATCCTGGTCGTGTTCTATCTCGGCCTGGTTGCGGCGCTTGCGGTCTATGCGCTGTCATTCGGCTACAAGTTTCTCAAGATCGCCAGCAACGTGTTTGCCTACGAAGAGTTTGAGATGATCCTCGCGATGCTCAGCCTGATTGATGCGGCCCTGGTTGCGAGCCTGATCGTCATGGTGATGATTTCCGGCTACGAGAACTTCGTCAGCCGGTTCGACAATGCTGGTGACGAGGTCTCTTTTCTCGGCAAGCTCGATGCCGGCAGCCTGAAGATCAAGGTCGCGTCCTCGATCGTCGCGATCTCTTCCATCCACCTGCTGCAGATCTTCCTGAATGCGACCAAATACACCGACGGCCAGTTGATGTGGTTCACCCTGATCCACCTCGCCTTCGTCGTGTCGGCCGTAATGCTGGGTTATCTCGAAGTGTTGATGAACAAGAAGAAGGGCGACTATCCCGACAAGGATTGA
- a CDS encoding response regulator transcription factor, with product MQRWLRVANEYDLDHVTVTNAPTFQDKLFGNLVHESTIPSDFVREFDRKGFLKFCPLTSHVSRTIMHKTWTIGSDGKSPDFDCPPEMCELMYRYGLLMGVMFQTSSIDGSRQMVRYDGRRGPLTQPELNELSMISIQAFDVFDRLRRTASTTNVLSARELEVVRWTAQGKTSLEIGQILSLSDHTVNAYMTNAIRKLDCVNRTQLVAKAIRMKIIS from the coding sequence ATGCAGCGTTGGCTCCGGGTGGCAAACGAATATGACCTGGACCATGTGACGGTCACCAATGCGCCAACCTTCCAGGACAAGCTGTTCGGCAATCTGGTCCACGAAAGCACCATCCCGTCCGACTTTGTTCGCGAATTCGATCGCAAAGGCTTCCTCAAGTTTTGCCCGCTGACATCACATGTCTCGCGAACCATCATGCACAAGACCTGGACGATCGGATCGGACGGCAAGTCGCCGGATTTCGACTGTCCGCCGGAAATGTGCGAGCTTATGTATCGCTATGGCCTGCTGATGGGCGTCATGTTCCAGACCTCGTCGATTGATGGCAGCCGCCAGATGGTTCGCTATGACGGCCGCCGGGGACCACTCACCCAGCCGGAACTGAACGAGCTGTCGATGATCAGCATTCAGGCCTTCGATGTCTTCGACCGCCTGCGTCGCACTGCCAGCACGACCAATGTCCTGTCCGCACGCGAACTGGAAGTTGTACGCTGGACGGCCCAGGGCAAGACCTCGCTGGAGATCGGCCAGATCCTGTCGCTCTCGGATCATACGGTTAACGCCTATATGACCAATGCGATCCGCAAGCTTGATTGCGTCAACCGCACCCAGCTGGTCGCCAAGGCAATCCGGATGAAGATCATCAGCTGA
- a CDS encoding formate--tetrahydrofolate ligase → MTILSDIEIARAAKKLPIQAIGSKIGISPDDLIPYGHDKAKVSASFIDGLAGRPDGKLILVTAINPTPAGEGKTTTTVGLGDGLNRIGKRAITCIREASLGPCFGVKGGAAGGGYAQVVPMEEINLHFTGDFHAITSAHNLLSALIDNHIYWGNELGIDTRRITWRRVMDMNDRALRQIVSSLGGAANGYPRETGFDITVASEVMAILCLATDLDDLEQRLGNIIIGYRRDKSPVFARDLKADGAMTVLLKEAMQPNLVQTLENNPAFVHGGPFANIAHGCNSVIATKTALKLADYVVTEAGFGADLGAEKFFDIKCRKAGLQPAAAVIVATVRALKMNGGVAKEDLGRENVQAVTRGCANLGRHVANVRKFGVPVVVAINHFVSDTEAEIEAVKDYVSHLGADAIVCRHWADGSAGIEELARRVAEMADSGGSHFKPLYPDALSLMEKIETVASKIYHAGEVTSDKAVRDQLKSWEEQGYGDLPVCMAKTQYSFSTDPTLRGAPEGHVVHVREVRLSAGAGFVVAITGEIMTMPGLPRVPSSEKIFLNDQGYIEGLF, encoded by the coding sequence TTGACGATCTTGTCCGATATCGAAATTGCCCGTGCGGCGAAAAAGCTTCCCATCCAGGCCATCGGCTCCAAGATCGGCATTTCGCCGGATGACCTCATCCCCTATGGCCACGACAAGGCAAAGGTCTCGGCATCGTTCATCGACGGGCTGGCCGGACGGCCGGACGGCAAGCTGATCCTGGTTACGGCGATCAATCCGACGCCGGCAGGCGAGGGCAAGACGACGACGACGGTCGGGCTCGGCGACGGGCTGAACCGGATCGGCAAGCGGGCGATCACCTGTATTCGCGAGGCTTCGCTCGGGCCGTGTTTCGGTGTCAAGGGCGGGGCGGCCGGCGGCGGTTATGCCCAGGTCGTGCCGATGGAAGAGATCAATCTGCATTTCACCGGCGATTTTCATGCCATCACCTCGGCCCACAATCTGCTGTCGGCCCTGATCGACAACCATATCTACTGGGGCAACGAGCTTGGCATCGATACCCGGCGCATTACCTGGCGGCGGGTGATGGACATGAACGACCGGGCGCTGCGCCAGATCGTGTCGTCATTGGGTGGCGCTGCAAACGGCTATCCGCGTGAGACCGGCTTCGATATTACCGTGGCGTCCGAAGTCATGGCCATTCTGTGTCTTGCGACTGATCTCGACGACCTCGAACAGCGGCTTGGCAACATCATCATCGGGTATCGCCGTGACAAGAGCCCGGTTTTTGCCCGCGACCTCAAGGCCGATGGTGCGATGACGGTTCTGCTCAAGGAGGCGATGCAGCCCAATCTTGTTCAGACGCTGGAGAACAATCCGGCCTTCGTGCATGGCGGTCCGTTCGCCAATATCGCGCATGGCTGCAATTCGGTGATCGCCACGAAGACAGCGTTGAAGCTCGCCGACTATGTGGTGACCGAGGCCGGGTTCGGGGCAGATCTCGGGGCGGAGAAATTCTTCGACATCAAATGCCGCAAGGCAGGCCTGCAGCCGGCGGCAGCGGTGATCGTGGCGACCGTTCGCGCGCTGAAGATGAACGGCGGCGTCGCCAAGGAGGATCTCGGGCGGGAGAATGTGCAGGCGGTGACTCGTGGCTGTGCCAATCTGGGGCGGCATGTGGCAAACGTGCGCAAGTTCGGTGTACCTGTCGTGGTTGCCATCAACCACTTCGTCTCGGACACGGAGGCCGAGATCGAGGCGGTGAAGGACTATGTCTCCCATCTCGGGGCGGATGCGATCGTCTGCCGCCATTGGGCTGACGGTTCGGCCGGCATCGAGGAGCTTGCCCGACGGGTGGCGGAAATGGCCGATAGCGGCGGTTCGCATTTCAAGCCGCTCTACCCGGATGCGCTGTCGCTGATGGAGAAGATCGAGACCGTGGCCTCGAAGATCTACCATGCCGGCGAAGTGACCAGCGACAAGGCGGTGCGCGACCAGCTGAAAAGCTGGGAGGAGCAGGGCTACGGGGACCTGCCGGTGTGCATGGCGAAGACGCAATATTCGTTCTCGACCGATCCGACCTTGCGAGGGGCGCCGGAGGGCCATGTGGTGCATGTCCGCGAGGTTCGCCTGTCGGCGGGTGCAGGCTTTGTCGTGGCGATCACGGGGGAGATCATGACCATGCCAGGTTTGCCGCGGGTCCCGTCGTCGGAGAAGATTTTCCTGAACGATCAAGGCTATATCGAAGGTCTGTTCTGA
- a CDS encoding AAA family ATPase — protein sequence MSELSAGLTTLHEADIARHLAVAQGLITRVIVLDAGEGASAAPIAGTNRRFISTVSTGSVRRTREVELVKTIQAAGGDPLLTPAQHTVLYRVRRGAQIALAIADVFARQTELESLQARNLTAPLQGEDAARFKALLSSSAYVATFAFAAYLLSTVSGESAEENGMREPDFLFDTAQDGLKSMVAGLDAALAGAGDDATVIGRCRAFAQIALEGLLSRKARFEHLGVFETSHIRVDQDDFTLDGFDAAPGPKRKPLSMTFKKPEEIIGNHIAKYQALKLAKMLMAYDFDRQMNPFVELGGFLFTFIGDGMPGTGKTILIQMLAGMLNDYCQVAGYAFHYENFGVDQISSYQGKSGQNAKSFVNNVLNPRVIGFGTIDDVDQVTAKRSDDRASSGQHEVTAVLMESFAGASTVVRGNSTFGMFSNYPENVDDALRQRAGARWLVDGPQSREDYIDIFSLLIGKNHDIALGEHALFAGQEITKAVSRSYGEHDRPKEDGLVAVWERHEKAHGRIVTLADVGAYLHEIKLAEPRFTGRAIKNITDAVKMRAMDVELPDDWFVAPAAFMHKPYDEKKAMIAELRGPVTMEMILQEINRYADSEFRYADKSDEAAVGEIVRRERQRERAIGEIEQMKQDGSWDA from the coding sequence ATGAGCGAATTGAGCGCTGGCCTGACTACGTTGCACGAGGCTGATATCGCCAGGCATCTGGCGGTGGCGCAGGGGCTTATAACCCGCGTCATCGTGCTGGATGCGGGCGAGGGGGCATCCGCTGCTCCGATTGCCGGAACCAACCGGCGTTTCATCTCGACGGTTTCCACCGGTTCGGTGCGGCGGACCCGCGAGGTCGAACTGGTCAAGACCATTCAGGCAGCTGGCGGCGATCCGCTTCTGACGCCGGCGCAACATACGGTTCTCTACCGCGTCCGGCGCGGGGCGCAGATTGCGCTGGCGATTGCCGATGTCTTTGCCCGTCAGACAGAACTGGAAAGTCTGCAGGCGCGCAATCTGACGGCTCCGCTGCAGGGCGAGGATGCGGCACGCTTCAAGGCACTGCTGTCGTCGTCGGCCTATGTCGCCACATTCGCTTTTGCCGCCTATCTGCTGTCGACCGTTTCCGGCGAGAGTGCGGAAGAAAACGGCATGCGCGAGCCGGATTTTCTCTTCGATACGGCGCAGGATGGCCTGAAAAGCATGGTCGCGGGGCTTGATGCCGCACTGGCCGGCGCGGGTGACGATGCGACGGTGATTGGCCGTTGCCGCGCTTTCGCGCAGATCGCACTTGAAGGGCTCCTGTCGCGCAAGGCGCGGTTCGAACATCTTGGCGTATTCGAGACCAGCCATATCCGCGTCGATCAGGACGACTTCACGCTGGACGGTTTTGATGCAGCGCCGGGGCCGAAGCGCAAACCTCTGTCGATGACCTTCAAGAAGCCGGAAGAGATCATCGGCAACCACATCGCCAAATATCAGGCGCTGAAGCTCGCCAAGATGCTGATGGCCTATGATTTCGACCGGCAGATGAACCCGTTTGTCGAACTCGGCGGCTTCCTCTTCACCTTCATCGGCGACGGCATGCCGGGAACCGGCAAGACGATCCTGATCCAGATGCTGGCCGGTATGCTGAACGACTACTGCCAGGTGGCGGGTTATGCCTTTCACTACGAGAATTTCGGTGTCGACCAGATCTCGTCCTACCAGGGCAAGTCGGGGCAAAATGCCAAGAGCTTCGTCAACAATGTTCTGAACCCGCGCGTCATCGGTTTTGGCACGATCGACGATGTCGACCAGGTGACCGCCAAGCGCTCGGACGACCGGGCGTCGTCCGGCCAGCATGAGGTGACGGCGGTGCTGATGGAGAGCTTTGCCGGTGCCTCGACGGTCGTGCGGGGCAATTCCACCTTCGGCATGTTCTCAAACTATCCGGAAAATGTCGACGATGCGCTGCGCCAGCGCGCCGGTGCACGTTGGCTGGTCGACGGACCGCAGTCGCGGGAGGATTACATCGACATATTCTCGCTGCTGATCGGGAAGAACCATGACATCGCGCTTGGCGAGCACGCGTTGTTTGCCGGCCAGGAAATCACCAAGGCGGTGTCGCGCTCCTATGGCGAGCACGACCGACCGAAGGAGGACGGGCTGGTCGCGGTCTGGGAACGTCATGAGAAAGCGCATGGCCGGATCGTCACGCTTGCCGATGTCGGTGCCTATCTGCACGAGATCAAACTTGCCGAACCACGCTTTACCGGGCGGGCGATCAAGAACATCACCGACGCTGTGAAGATGCGGGCGATGGATGTCGAACTGCCGGATGACTGGTTCGTTGCTCCGGCCGCGTTCATGCACAAGCCGTATGACGAGAAGAAAGCGATGATCGCCGAACTGCGTGGCCCAGTGACCATGGAAATGATCCTGCAGGAGATCAACCGCTATGCCGACAGCGAATTCCGCTATGCCGATAAGTCGGACGAGGCCGCGGTCGGTGAGATCGTCCGGCGGGAACGGCAGAGAGAGCGGGCGATCGGCGAGATCGAGCAGATGAAGCAGGACGGGAGTTGGGATGCATGA
- a CDS encoding c-type cytochrome: protein MKTVSILMLSAILAAPVSAMADGDPVAGAKAFKACQACHTATEAKNKVGPSLMGIVGHPVATVAGFKYSKAMIDFGAGKVWDEPLLTEYLKAPKALIKGTKMAFAGVKADEDVANIIAYLKDPAAAGP from the coding sequence ATGAAGACCGTTTCCATTTTGATGTTGAGTGCCATTCTTGCCGCGCCTGTTTCCGCCATGGCCGATGGCGATCCCGTTGCCGGCGCAAAGGCTTTCAAGGCCTGTCAGGCCTGTCACACCGCGACGGAGGCGAAGAACAAGGTCGGGCCGAGCCTTATGGGCATTGTCGGGCATCCTGTCGCCACCGTCGCGGGCTTCAAATATTCCAAGGCGATGATCGATTTCGGTGCGGGAAAGGTCTGGGATGAGCCTTTGCTGACGGAATATCTGAAGGCGCCCAAGGCCCTGATCAAGGGGACCAAAATGGCGTTTGCCGGGGTCAAGGCCGATGAGGATGTTGCCAATATCATCGCCTATCTGAAGGATCCCGCCGCCGCCGGCCCGTAA
- a CDS encoding DUF6638 family protein produces MNRLLEAELIYGRLLPIAEPHLIARYNKALSGFGLPETKLIEFDIDITGFSPQVAAELNDPDYLDPGKVNRRFIIMTPEQDSLPVVHTSFSNTAGLMHEFYAANAKAINAVTIRDAIYGEIEDSVTEVRTLEDLLSINEVRFRVMSAEDLLGKAGELRQLCDQLTTSNDAWRDDSLLNRMVDLAKQTGDIRQNVLVPDKVIFRHDAFWANHFGGVFVFVDDKITTVICDPSAPGFRRSRPWQVSYIPITDKAQIFDFLAKTGRIELPRASWVEASGLLAHRAEMAVLSVAAGQSPVPDLSRIDPVWLQTFLHRNARAVAEDGVYPFLQEALRTLVRSGSLRIADVAPEHRLWLVRADPAHPDQWLTNRLISRLTPADFVSRFIFDKQGFYQAYDGFSDGLREYVVSRLTETYLRDKAAFRKRLYGIGDDNNA; encoded by the coding sequence ATGAACCGTCTGCTTGAAGCCGAACTGATCTATGGTCGGCTGCTGCCGATCGCCGAGCCGCACCTGATCGCGCGCTATAACAAGGCGCTGTCCGGCTTCGGGCTGCCTGAGACCAAGCTGATCGAGTTCGATATCGACATCACCGGGTTTTCGCCGCAGGTCGCAGCCGAACTCAATGATCCCGACTATCTCGATCCGGGCAAGGTCAATCGGCGGTTCATCATCATGACGCCGGAGCAGGACAGCCTGCCGGTGGTGCATACCAGTTTTTCCAATACCGCCGGCCTGATGCATGAATTCTATGCGGCCAACGCCAAGGCGATCAATGCGGTGACGATCCGCGATGCGATCTATGGGGAGATCGAAGATAGCGTTACGGAAGTGCGCACGCTCGAAGATCTGCTGTCGATCAACGAAGTGCGTTTTCGGGTGATGTCGGCCGAGGATCTGCTCGGCAAGGCGGGCGAATTGCGCCAGCTGTGTGACCAGTTGACCACGAGCAACGATGCCTGGCGTGATGACTCGTTGCTCAATCGTATGGTGGACCTAGCCAAGCAGACCGGCGACATCCGGCAGAACGTGCTGGTGCCGGACAAGGTGATTTTCCGCCACGATGCCTTCTGGGCCAATCATTTCGGCGGGGTCTTCGTATTTGTGGATGACAAGATCACCACAGTGATCTGCGATCCGTCGGCGCCTGGGTTTCGCCGCTCCCGGCCATGGCAGGTGAGCTATATCCCGATCACCGACAAGGCGCAGATCTTCGATTTTCTGGCCAAGACCGGACGGATCGAATTGCCCCGGGCAAGCTGGGTGGAGGCATCCGGGCTCCTGGCACACAGGGCAGAGATGGCGGTGCTTTCGGTGGCGGCTGGACAGTCGCCGGTCCCGGATCTTTCCCGTATCGATCCCGTGTGGCTGCAGACTTTCCTGCATCGCAATGCCCGGGCCGTTGCCGAAGACGGGGTCTATCCCTTCTTGCAGGAGGCCCTTAGAACCCTTGTAAGGAGCGGCAGTCTGCGCATCGCCGATGTGGCCCCCGAGCATCGGCTCTGGCTGGTGCGCGCCGATCCCGCCCATCCGGACCAATGGCTGACAAACCGGCTGATTTCCCGGCTGACGCCCGCCGATTTCGTCTCGCGCTTCATCTTCGACAAGCAGGGTTTCTATCAGGCCTATGACGGTTTTTCCGATGGCTTGCGTGAATACGTTGTATCACGGCTGACCGAGACCTATCTGCGGGACAAGGCCGCCTTTCGCAAACGCCTGTATGGCATAGGAGACGACAACAATGCTTGA